A stretch of the Hyperolius riggenbachi isolate aHypRig1 chromosome 11, aHypRig1.pri, whole genome shotgun sequence genome encodes the following:
- the LOC137537822 gene encoding gastrula zinc finger protein XlCGF71.1-like, whose protein sequence is MGQKPYSCSECGKCLIQNGNLIRQMKIQSGEETFSCSECEKDFYTGDRLYAYSKCGKCFTQNGNLHKHRKSLQRYLNTHTGEKPYSCSEGGKCFTQNENLNRHMIVHIGAWHCSCSECRKVFYDRGNFHRNQKTNRHQKTTEVTDRIHDQSSIKHIRQSVC, encoded by the exons Atgg ggcagaagccgtattcatgttcagagtgtgggaaatgtttaatacagaatggaaaccttatcagacaaaTGAAAATACAATCTGGGGAGGAAAcgttttcatgttcagaatgtgaaaAAGATTTCTACACAGGTGACAGACTGTATGCATATtcaaaatgtgggaaatgttttactcagaatggaaaccttcatAAACACAG aaagagccttcagagataCCTAAacactcacacaggtgagaagccgtattcatgttcagagggtgggaaatgttttactcagaatgaAAACCTTAATAGACACATGATAGTACACATTGGGGCATGGCATTGTTCATGTTCAGAGTGCAGGAAAGTtttctatgacagaggaaactttcatagaAACCAAAAGACTAACAGACACCAAAAGACAACAGAGGTGACAGATCGTATTCATGATCAAAGTTCTATAAAGCACATAAGACAATCTGTCTGTTAG
- the LOC137537823 gene encoding oocyte zinc finger protein XlCOF6-like translates to MPYSCSEGGKCFTQNGNLNKHMRMHTGERHFSCSECRKVFCERGIFRRQEKHTQVTDRIHDQTFVKHIIRKTDKTFIDFKKLTQVTDCIHVQTFVKHMMRHTGKRPLSCSECGKTFHDRKSLQRHQKTRTGEKPYSCSECGKWFAHSGNLNRHMKKYLFHVQNAGKFSMTEETFIDEKKLTQNVGKLYMIQRAFRDAYKSHTGEKPYSCSECGK, encoded by the exons atgccttattcatgttcagagggtgggaaatgttttactcagaatggaaaccttaatAAACACATGAGAATGCACACTGGGGAGCggcatttttcatgttcagaatgcAGGAAAGTTTTCTGTGAAAGAGGAATCTTTCGTAGacaagaaaaacacacacaagtgacagaccgtattcatgatcaaacttttgtaaagcacattaTAAGAAaaacag ATAAAACTTTCATAGACTTCaagaaactcacacaggtgacagactgtattcatgttcagacttttgtaaagcacatgatgagacacacaggtaagaggcctctgtcatgttcagaatgtgggaaaacttttcatgatagaaagagccttcagagacaccaAAAAACTCGCACAggggagaagccgtattcatgttcagagtgtgggaaatggtttgctcATAGTGGAAACCTTAATAGACACATGAAAAAatacctttttcatgttcagaatgcGGGAAAGTTTTCTATGACAGAAGAAACTTTCATAGACGagaaaaaactcacacag aatgttggAAAACTTTACATGATACAAAGAGCCTTCAGAGATGCCTAtaaatctcacacaggtgagaagccttattcatgttcagagtgtgggaaatga